The Candidatus Acidulodesulfobacterium acidiphilum genomic interval CTGACCGCCGGATTTTTAAGGTATTTTGCAAACAGAGGGGTAAACTGCTCGCCTTTTAAATCCCAGAATATGTCGCTTAACAGTTTTATTACGGAAGACGGTTCCGAAATTGCCGTTTCTCAAGCGGTACAGTCCCAAGCCGCTTTTAAAAAACCGTTGAGGCAGATTAATCCGATTTTAATAAAGCCTTCTTCCGACACCGAAATGCATCTGGTTCTGGACGGAAAACATTTCGGCAATATGAATTTTGAAGAATACAACGCCAAAAAAAGTTTTTTTTTAAAAAAAGCATCCCAGTCTTTCGATTTTTTAACGGAACGCAACGAACTGGTTATAGCGGAAGGCGCGGGAAGTCCGGCTGAAATAAATCTCTATAAGTATGATATCGCCAATATGGGTTTTGCCGAAATTTATAATATGCCCGTAATTTTAATCGCAGATATAGAAAGAGGAGGCGTTTTTGCGTCTTTATACGGAACGGTAAAACTGCTGAAACCTAAATGGAGAAAATTGGTCAAAGGTTTTATAATCAATAAGTTCAGGGGTAATCTTTCAATACTGAAGCCCGGCATAGACGAGATAGAAAAAAGTTTAAATATACCATGCGCAGGCGTAATTCCTTATATTAAAAATATTCATATAGAGGCGGAAGACAGTTTAAACCTTAAAAATGACTTAAGCGGATCCGATATATACTCTGATAACGGCGGAAAAATTAAAATAGGAATAGTCCGCTTAGAGCATATTTCAAATTTTAACGAATTCGACCCTCTTTTTTTTGACGAAAGGTTTCATCCCGTTTTTTTCGATGCAGTTCCCATTGGCGAAGCCGGTGAATTTGATATTATAATAATACCGGGAACTAAAACTACCGCTTCGGATTTAAACCAAATTAAAAAATCGGGAATTTTTGATTATATAAAAAGATTCGAAAAATTTAAGAAAGGTATTATATTAGGGATTTGCGGCGGTTTTCAGATGATGGGAAACATAATAAAAGATCCTTATAAACTTGAATCCCGTAAAAATTCGGAGAATTTAGAAACCGTCGGCGGTTTCGGTTTTTTTGGACTTGAAACGATATTATCGGACAAAAAAATAACCGTTAGCGGAAAGTATGATTTTAACGGCAGTTTCCTTGACGGTTACGAGATTCATAACGGAAGGAGTTTTTTAAAAGACGCAGAGAATGTGAAATTTGACCGTCATCAAGGCGGTAAAGGCATTTCGTCTTTTTTACTTAAACAGGTCAACGATAATTCGGACGGTAAATGCGCTTTAGAATTTTCGGATAAAAACGAAGTTTTATCGCTAATCTCTATAGATGGAAGAAAAATAGGAACTTATGTTCACGGATTGTTTGCCGATAAAATATTTAGGGATTTTTTAGAAGAACTTGTAAACAAAAACAATAAAAATAAAAACTATAAATATATCTTGCCGAATAATAATAATCGCGATT includes:
- a CDS encoding cobyric acid synthase, whose amino-acid sequence is MKSKYIMIQGTSSSAGKSVLTAGFLRYFANRGVNCSPFKSQNMSLNSFITEDGSEIAVSQAVQSQAAFKKPLRQINPILIKPSSDTEMHLVLDGKHFGNMNFEEYNAKKSFFLKKASQSFDFLTERNELVIAEGAGSPAEINLYKYDIANMGFAEIYNMPVILIADIERGGVFASLYGTVKLLKPKWRKLVKGFIINKFRGNLSILKPGIDEIEKSLNIPCAGVIPYIKNIHIEAEDSLNLKNDLSGSDIYSDNGGKIKIGIVRLEHISNFNEFDPLFFDERFHPVFFDAVPIGEAGEFDIIIIPGTKTTASDLNQIKKSGIFDYIKRFEKFKKGIILGICGGFQMMGNIIKDPYKLESRKNSENLETVGGFGFFGLETILSDKKITVSGKYDFNGSFLDGYEIHNGRSFLKDAENVKFDRHQGGKGISSFLLKQVNDNSDGKCALEFSDKNEVLSLISIDGRKIGTYVHGLFADKIFRDFLEELVNKNNKNKNYKYILPNNNNRDYADVRNESFNILADNIEKYVDMKLFKEITRI